A single region of the Nitrospirota bacterium genome encodes:
- a CDS encoding C40 family peptidase, which produces MFDDLIGIPYVECGRTLQGLDCFGLVLICQKRLGIEAPDPFLIEHKKAVPENGWSDWIIREFSGWVQIKKPIFAAVIVFANKDGIPDHAGVMIDERRFIHSVRKAGVVIGRLDRCPYPVIGAYEYRRA; this is translated from the coding sequence ATGTTTGATGACCTGATAGGCATACCGTATGTGGAATGCGGTCGGACACTGCAGGGGCTTGACTGCTTTGGACTTGTTTTAATATGTCAGAAGCGACTTGGCATCGAGGCCCCTGACCCTTTTCTCATAGAGCATAAGAAGGCAGTGCCTGAGAACGGCTGGTCAGACTGGATTATCCGGGAGTTTTCCGGCTGGGTGCAAATAAAAAAACCCATATTTGCAGCAGTTATTGTTTTCGCAAATAAGGATGGCATCCCGGATCATGCCGGTGTGATGATAGACGAGCGCCGGTTTATTCACTCAGTGCGAAAGGCAGGGGTAGTGATAGGGCGCCTTGACAGATGTCCATATCCGGTTATAGGAGCATATGAATACAGAAGAGCTTGA